In one Plutella xylostella chromosome 20, ilPluXylo3.1, whole genome shotgun sequence genomic region, the following are encoded:
- the LOC105388753 gene encoding 26S proteasome regulatory subunit 8, with protein MTITKMDVDPVKGEGFRPYYITKIEELQLIVAEKSQNLRRLQAQRNELNAKVRMLREELQLLQEQGSYVGEVVKPMDKKKVLVKVHPEGKFVVDLDKNVDINDVTANCRVALRNESYTLHKILPNKVDPLVSLMMVEKVPDSTYEMVGGLDKQIKEIKEVIELPVKHPELFDALGIAQPKGVLLYGPPGTGKTLLARAVAHHTECTFIRVSGSELVQKFIGEGSRMVRELFVMAREHAPSIIFMDEIDSIGSSRIESGSGGDSEVQRTMLELLNQLDGFEATKNIKVIMATNRIDILDPALLRPGRIDRKIEFPPPNEEARLDILKIHSRKMNLTRGINLRKIAELMPGASGAEVKGVCTEAGMYALRERRVHVTQEDFEMAVAKVMQKDSEKNMSIKKLWK; from the coding sequence ATGACCATTACAAAGATGGACGTGGACCCCGTGAAGGGGGAGGGCTTCAGGCCCTACTACATCACTAAGATCGAGGAGCTTCAACTGATCGTGGCGGAGAAGTCCCAGAATCTGCGGCGACTGCAGGCGCAGAGGAACGAGCTCAACGCGAAGGTCAGGATGCTGCGCGAGGAGCTGCAGTTACTCCAGGAGCAGGGCTCCTACGTCGGCGAGGTCGTCAAGCCCATGGACAAGAAGAAGGTTCTCGTCAAAGTCCACCCTGAGGGTAAATTCGTAGTGGACCTCGACAAGAACGTGGACATCAACGACGTGACGGCAAACTGCCGCGTGGCGCTGCGCAACGAGAGCTACACGCTGCACAAGATCCTGCCCAACAAGGTGGACCCGCTGGTGTCGCTCATGATGGTGGAGAAGGTGCCAGACTCCACGTACGAGATGGTGGGCGGCTTGGACAAGCAGATCAAGGAGATTAAAGAGGTTATCGAGCTGCCTGTGAAACATCCTGAGCTGTTTGATGCCCTTGGTATTGCTCAGCCTAAAGGAGTGTTACTATACGGGCCTCCCGGCACAGGGAAGACGCTGCTGGCTCGCGCGGTCGCTCACCACACTGAGTGCACCTTCATTAGGGTGTCTGGATCAGAGTTGGTGCAGAAATTCATTGGAGAGGGAAGTCGTATGGTGAGAGAACTCTTCGTCATGGCGAGAGAGCATGCCCCCTCTATCATCTTTATGGACGAAATTGACTCCATTGGTTCCTCTCGTATCGAGTCAGGCAGTGGAGGAGACTCAGAAGTGCAGAGGACCATGTTGGAGCTGCTGAACCAACTGGATGGTTTCGAAGCAACAAAAAACATCAAAGTCATCATGGCTACTAACAGAATTGACATCCTCGACCCTGCGTTGCTGAGACCCGGTCGTATTGACAGGAAGATTGAGTTCCCCCCACCAAACGAGGAAGCCCGTTTGGACATCCTGAAAATTCACTCTAGGAAGATGAACTTGACTAGAGGCATCAACCTGCGCAAGATTGCCGAGCTCATGCCGGGTGCGTCTGGTGCGGAGGTGAAGGGAGTGTGCACGGAGGCGGGCATGTACGCCCTGCGCGAGCGGAGAGTGCACGTCACTCAGGAGGACTTTGAGATGGCGGTGGCGAAGGTCATGCAGAAGGATTCCGAGAAGAATATGTCTATCAAGAAGCTCTGGAAGTAA
- the LOC105388762 gene encoding MTOR-associated protein MEAK7 isoform X2, protein MPFNFTKTLKNMKMGNTSKKLAEKCTILTKDEQKMLAVTFRPVSRNSPRVREDDLVVSGTLDALLLEKVWGPQIDPRLAQYLSNFLFGFGPNKSETCDFNRFAELYVFNVRGNPDERMTAIYNCLGKQFDDSEVEYQLVKEYCESIASTYIKMLKSNSQGVASQWVQKGFQGKARHVQALGEAVAAGISDCDPPPATVTSSHMSKWLSYETLLRELSQLVFSTLYGTSKQVAPSCLPAPDGLSAMPDYPAFIDLSHIVWVNAHLPRPLQHKWRFLFSSHIHGESFSTLAGRIIDQGPSIIIIEDKSGYIFGGYAAQAWNINPNFYGKEESFLFTLAPKMRVYNSSGFNNHYQYINNFTKTLPNGIIMGGQFEFGAIWLPADPFGEGSSAESCTTYRGYRRLSKERDFKIKSLEVWGVGDKPVSLKDDEEGGEGDGSILDKNPEAKAILDLAGKTRHSDGIREPVD, encoded by the exons atgccatttaattttacaaaaactttGAAGAACATG AAAATGGGCAATACAAGTAAGAAATTGGCAGAGAAATGCACAATCCTGACGAAGGATGAGCAGAAGATGCTCGCGGTGACATTCAGGCCGGTGAGCCGGAACTCGCCGAGGGTCCGCGAGGACGACCTGGTCGTGAGTGGCACACTTGACGCACTGTTGTTAGAA AAAGTGTGGGGTCCTCAGATTGACCCACGGCTGGCGCAGTACCTCAGCAACTTTCTCTTCGGCTTCGGACCCAACAAGTCCGAGACCTGCGACTTCAACAGATTCGCCGAACTGTACGTGTTTAATGTAAGAG GTAATCCTGATGAACGGATGACCGCCATATACAACTGCTTAGGAAAACAATTTGATGATAGCGAAGTAGAGTATCAACTAGTTAAAGAG TACTGTGAGAGCATAGCGTCTACGTATATAAAGATGTTGAAGTCCAACTCTCAAGGCGTCGCCTCGCAGTGGGTGCAAAAAGGCTTTCAGGGAAAAGCTAGACATGTGCAG GCGCTGGGCGaggcggtggcggcgggcATCTCGGACTGCGACCCGCCGCCCGCCACCGTCACCAGCTCGCACATGAGCAAGTG GTTATCATACGAGACGCTACTGCGCGAGCTGTCTCAGCTGGTGTTCTCCACGCTGTACGGCACCAGCAAGCAGGTGGCGCCGAGCTGCCTGCCCGCGCCTGATG GCCTCTCAGCCATGCCGGACTACCCCGCGTTCATAGACCTGTCGCACATCGTGTGGGTGAACGCCCACCTGCCGCGCCCGCTGCAGCACAAGTGGCGGTTCCTGTTCTCATCTCATATCCACGGGGAGTCCTTCTCCACGCTGGCCG GCCGCATAATCGACCAGGGCCCGtccattataataatagagGACAAATCGGGCTACATATTCGGCGGGTACGCAGCACAAGCCTGGAATATCAACCCTAACTTCTACGGCAAAGAGGAGAGTTTCCTGTTCACTCTGGCTCCGAAGATGCGAGTGTATAATTCGTCGGGCTTCAACAATCATTATCAGTATATTAATAACTTTACGAAGACGCTGCCTAATGGGATC ATAATGGGCGGTCAGTTCGAGTTCGGCGCGATCTGGCTGCCGGCGGACCCGTTCGGCGAGGGCTCCTCCGCGGAGTCGTGCACCACGTACCGCGGCTACCGGAGACTCAGCAAGGAGAGGGACTTCAAGATCAAGAGCCTGGAGGTTTGGGGCGTTGGGGATAAGCCTGTTAGCCTCAAAGATGAC GAGGAGGGCGGCGAGGGCGACGGCAGCATCCTGGACAAGAACCCCGAGGCGAAGGCGATCCTCGATCTCGCGGGCAAGACCCGGCACAGCGACGGCATCCGCGAACCCGTGGACTAG
- the LOC105388762 gene encoding MTOR-associated protein MEAK7 isoform X4, which yields MGNTSKKLAEKCTILTKDEQKMLAVTFRPVSRNSPRVREDDLVVSGTLDALLLEKVWGPQIDPRLAQYLSNFLFGFGPNKSETCDFNRFAELYVFNVRGNPDERMTAIYNCLGKQFDDSEVEYQLVKEYCESIASTYIKMLKSNSQGVASQWVQKGFQGKARHVQALGEAVAAGISDCDPPPATVTSSHMSKWLSYETLLRELSQLVFSTLYGTSKQVAPSCLPAPDGLSAMPDYPAFIDLSHIVWVNAHLPRPLQHKWRFLFSSHIHGESFSTLAGRIIDQGPSIIIIEDKSGYIFGGYAAQAWNINPNFYGKEESFLFTLAPKMRVYNSSGFNNHYQYINNFTKTLPNGIIMGGQFEFGAIWLPADPFGEGSSAESCTTYRGYRRLSKERDFKIKSLEVWGVGDKPVSLKDDEEGGEGDGSILDKNPEAKAILDLAGKTRHSDGIREPVD from the exons ATGGGCAATACAAGTAAGAAATTGGCAGAGAAATGCACAATCCTGACGAAGGATGAGCAGAAGATGCTCGCGGTGACATTCAGGCCGGTGAGCCGGAACTCGCCGAGGGTCCGCGAGGACGACCTGGTCGTGAGTGGCACACTTGACGCACTGTTGTTAGAA AAAGTGTGGGGTCCTCAGATTGACCCACGGCTGGCGCAGTACCTCAGCAACTTTCTCTTCGGCTTCGGACCCAACAAGTCCGAGACCTGCGACTTCAACAGATTCGCCGAACTGTACGTGTTTAATGTAAGAG GTAATCCTGATGAACGGATGACCGCCATATACAACTGCTTAGGAAAACAATTTGATGATAGCGAAGTAGAGTATCAACTAGTTAAAGAG TACTGTGAGAGCATAGCGTCTACGTATATAAAGATGTTGAAGTCCAACTCTCAAGGCGTCGCCTCGCAGTGGGTGCAAAAAGGCTTTCAGGGAAAAGCTAGACATGTGCAG GCGCTGGGCGaggcggtggcggcgggcATCTCGGACTGCGACCCGCCGCCCGCCACCGTCACCAGCTCGCACATGAGCAAGTG GTTATCATACGAGACGCTACTGCGCGAGCTGTCTCAGCTGGTGTTCTCCACGCTGTACGGCACCAGCAAGCAGGTGGCGCCGAGCTGCCTGCCCGCGCCTGATG GCCTCTCAGCCATGCCGGACTACCCCGCGTTCATAGACCTGTCGCACATCGTGTGGGTGAACGCCCACCTGCCGCGCCCGCTGCAGCACAAGTGGCGGTTCCTGTTCTCATCTCATATCCACGGGGAGTCCTTCTCCACGCTGGCCG GCCGCATAATCGACCAGGGCCCGtccattataataatagagGACAAATCGGGCTACATATTCGGCGGGTACGCAGCACAAGCCTGGAATATCAACCCTAACTTCTACGGCAAAGAGGAGAGTTTCCTGTTCACTCTGGCTCCGAAGATGCGAGTGTATAATTCGTCGGGCTTCAACAATCATTATCAGTATATTAATAACTTTACGAAGACGCTGCCTAATGGGATC ATAATGGGCGGTCAGTTCGAGTTCGGCGCGATCTGGCTGCCGGCGGACCCGTTCGGCGAGGGCTCCTCCGCGGAGTCGTGCACCACGTACCGCGGCTACCGGAGACTCAGCAAGGAGAGGGACTTCAAGATCAAGAGCCTGGAGGTTTGGGGCGTTGGGGATAAGCCTGTTAGCCTCAAAGATGAC GAGGAGGGCGGCGAGGGCGACGGCAGCATCCTGGACAAGAACCCCGAGGCGAAGGCGATCCTCGATCTCGCGGGCAAGACCCGGCACAGCGACGGCATCCGCGAACCCGTGGACTAG
- the LOC105388762 gene encoding MTOR-associated protein MEAK7 isoform X3, which translates to MPFNFTKTLKNMKMGNTSKKLAEKCTILTKDEQKMLAVTFRPVSRNSPRVREDDLVKVWGPQIDPRLAQYLSNFLFGFGPNKSETCDFNRFAELYVFNVRGNPDERMTAIYNCLGKQFDDSEVEYQLVKEYCESIASTYIKMLKSNSQGVASQWVQKGFQGKARHVQALGEAVAAGISDCDPPPATVTSSHMSKWLSYETLLRELSQLVFSTLYGTSKQVAPSCLPAPDGLSAMPDYPAFIDLSHIVWVNAHLPRPLQHKWRFLFSSHIHGESFSTLAGRIIDQGPSIIIIEDKSGYIFGGYAAQAWNINPNFYGKEESFLFTLAPKMRVYNSSGFNNHYQYINNFTKTLPNGIIMGGQFEFGAIWLPADPFGEGSSAESCTTYRGYRRLSKERDFKIKSLEVWGVGDKPVSLKDDEEGGEGDGSILDKNPEAKAILDLAGKTRHSDGIREPVD; encoded by the exons atgccatttaattttacaaaaactttGAAGAACATG AAAATGGGCAATACAAGTAAGAAATTGGCAGAGAAATGCACAATCCTGACGAAGGATGAGCAGAAGATGCTCGCGGTGACATTCAGGCCGGTGAGCCGGAACTCGCCGAGGGTCCGCGAGGACGACCTGGTC AAAGTGTGGGGTCCTCAGATTGACCCACGGCTGGCGCAGTACCTCAGCAACTTTCTCTTCGGCTTCGGACCCAACAAGTCCGAGACCTGCGACTTCAACAGATTCGCCGAACTGTACGTGTTTAATGTAAGAG GTAATCCTGATGAACGGATGACCGCCATATACAACTGCTTAGGAAAACAATTTGATGATAGCGAAGTAGAGTATCAACTAGTTAAAGAG TACTGTGAGAGCATAGCGTCTACGTATATAAAGATGTTGAAGTCCAACTCTCAAGGCGTCGCCTCGCAGTGGGTGCAAAAAGGCTTTCAGGGAAAAGCTAGACATGTGCAG GCGCTGGGCGaggcggtggcggcgggcATCTCGGACTGCGACCCGCCGCCCGCCACCGTCACCAGCTCGCACATGAGCAAGTG GTTATCATACGAGACGCTACTGCGCGAGCTGTCTCAGCTGGTGTTCTCCACGCTGTACGGCACCAGCAAGCAGGTGGCGCCGAGCTGCCTGCCCGCGCCTGATG GCCTCTCAGCCATGCCGGACTACCCCGCGTTCATAGACCTGTCGCACATCGTGTGGGTGAACGCCCACCTGCCGCGCCCGCTGCAGCACAAGTGGCGGTTCCTGTTCTCATCTCATATCCACGGGGAGTCCTTCTCCACGCTGGCCG GCCGCATAATCGACCAGGGCCCGtccattataataatagagGACAAATCGGGCTACATATTCGGCGGGTACGCAGCACAAGCCTGGAATATCAACCCTAACTTCTACGGCAAAGAGGAGAGTTTCCTGTTCACTCTGGCTCCGAAGATGCGAGTGTATAATTCGTCGGGCTTCAACAATCATTATCAGTATATTAATAACTTTACGAAGACGCTGCCTAATGGGATC ATAATGGGCGGTCAGTTCGAGTTCGGCGCGATCTGGCTGCCGGCGGACCCGTTCGGCGAGGGCTCCTCCGCGGAGTCGTGCACCACGTACCGCGGCTACCGGAGACTCAGCAAGGAGAGGGACTTCAAGATCAAGAGCCTGGAGGTTTGGGGCGTTGGGGATAAGCCTGTTAGCCTCAAAGATGAC GAGGAGGGCGGCGAGGGCGACGGCAGCATCCTGGACAAGAACCCCGAGGCGAAGGCGATCCTCGATCTCGCGGGCAAGACCCGGCACAGCGACGGCATCCGCGAACCCGTGGACTAG
- the LOC105388754 gene encoding zinc finger protein 845, with protein MPRCFLSSVRKYSESFIQEKSSSSAENDTKPFRVSKINFKRQKNILKNNETIYHDKVPISTRFYLQLLKRSQFLQPFIDTEPYEYASESEKAVNSPENHKTRHIKEIVKKNETKTYNLRSSEAKTERKVFYEKRRRARRKKCENETENSTNNCISELKPSTKRLNHREPLAPIIEEMKSREPLKPVNKGSEIHKIAEKLKSLMKLNEVEKLDRELLTCTESFENDDVHCDVEKEESPTFVPPALDDAPRRPHICKYCGKTFDRPWVLKGHLRLHTGERPFGCQWHDCGRTFADRSNLRAHQRTRGHHAWGWRCAACGKAFSQRRYLERHRGDACKKFKLHTRTSDKNGGKTEAKNIPIPIYGSICQKNPEKNTKCYLGAEKDNEKRLKINNFNADEDITYKGDFKVAEEIDNPGAGYRFDDDRRSFNLEYSDIPIDLSMGKKRDLEDKENFVDLTNLP; from the exons ATGCCCAGATGTTTCCTAAGTTCTGTTCGAAAGTATAGTGAAAGTTTCATACAAGAAAAGTCTAGTTCCAGTGCTGAAA ATGATACAAAACCGTTCCGAGTCTccaaaataaatttcaaaCGGCAGaagaatattttgaaaaataacgaAACCATCTACCATGACAAGGTTCCAATATCCACGCGATTCTATTTGCAACTGTTGAAGAGGAGCCAGTTCCTGCAACCATTCATTGACACTGAACCCTATGAATATGCTTCAGAGAGCGAAAAGGCTGTGAATTCACCAGAAAACCATAAAACTCGACATATAAAGGAAATTGTGAAGAAAAATGAAACCAAGACATACAACTTGCGGTCTAGCGAAGCAAAAACAGAACGCAAAGTTTTCTACGAAAAGAGAAGGAGAGCACGTAGAAAAAAGTGTGAAAACGAAACGGAAAATTCCACAAACAACTGTATTTCCGAACTGAAGCCAAGCACGAAGAGGCTGAACCATAGAGAACCTTTGGCGCCAATAATCGAGGAGATGAAAAGCCGGGAGCCTCTGAAGCCGGTGAACAAAGGTTCGGAAATTCACAAAATTGCTGAGAAACTGAAAAGTTTGATGAAACTGAATGAGGTTGAGAAGCTGGATAGGGAACTGTTGACGTGTACCGAGTCTTTTGAGAATGATGATGTGCACTGCGACGTCGAGAAagaag AATCCCCAACATTCGTACCACCAGCCCTGGACGACGCTCCCCGCCGCCCGCACATCTGcaag taTTGCGGGAAGACCTTCGACCGGCCGTGGGTGCTGAAGGGACACCTGCGCCTGCACACCGGGGAGAGACCCTTCGGCTGTCAGTGGCACGATTGTGGAAGGACTTTCGCTGATCG GTCGAACCTGCGCGCGCACCAGCGCACGCGCGGGCACCACGCGTGGGGCTGGCGCTGCGCGGCGTGCGGCAAGGCCTTCAGCCAGCGCCGCTATCTGGAGCGCCATCGCGGGGACGCTTGCAAGAAGTTCAA ATTGCACACTCGCACCTCCGACAAGAATGGTGGCAAAACTGAAGCTAAGAACATTCCAATACCGATCTACGGCAGCATCTGCCAGAAAAATCCcgaaaaaaacacaaaatgctACCTAGGTGCTGAAAAAGATAACGAGAAAagactaaaaataaataactttaatgcTGATGAAGACATTACATACAAAGGTGACTTTAAAGTTGCTGAAGAAATAGACAATCCTGGTGCTGGCTACAGATTTGATGATGATAGACGGAGTTTCAATCTTGAATACTCAGATATTCCCATTGACTTGTCTATGGGTAAGAAAAGAGACTTGGAAGACAAAGAAAATTTTGTAGATTTAACAAATTTACCTTAG
- the LOC105388762 gene encoding MTOR-associated protein MEAK7 isoform X1: MPFNFTKTLKNMKMGNTSKKLAEKCTILTKDEQKMLAVTFRPVSRNSPRVREDDLVVSGTLDALLLEKVWGPQIDPRLAQYLSNFLFGFGPNKSETCDFNRFAELYVFNVRGNPDERMTAIYNCLGKQFDDSEVEYQLVKEYCESIASTYIKMLKSNSQGVASQWVQKGFQGKARHVQALGEAVAAGISDCDPPPATVTSSHMSKWLSYETLLRELSQLVFSTLYGTSKQVAPSCLPAPDGLSAMPDYPAFIDLSHIVWVNAHLPRPLQHKWRFLFSSHIHGESFSTLAGRIIDQGPSIIIIEDKSGYIFGGYAAQAWNINPNFYGKEESFLFTLAPKMRVYNSSGFNNHYQYINNFTKTLPNGIIMGGQFEFGAIWLPADPFGEGSSAESCTTYRGYRRLSKERDFKIKSLEVWGVGDKPVSLKDDEEGGEGDGSILDKNPEAKAILDLAGKTRHSDGIREPVD; encoded by the exons atgccatttaattttacaaaaactttGAAGAACATG AAAATGGGCAATACAAGTAAGAAATTGGCAGAGAAATGCACAATCCTGACGAAGGATGAGCAGAAGATGCTCGCGGTGACATTCAGGCCGGTGAGCCGGAACTCGCCGAGGGTCCGCGAGGACGACCTGGTCGTGAGTGGCACACTTGACGCACTGTTGTTAGAA AAAGTGTGGGGTCCTCAGATTGACCCACGGCTGGCGCAGTACCTCAGCAACTTTCTCTTCGGCTTCGGACCCAACAAGTCCGAGACCTGCGACTTCAACAGATTCGCCGAACTGTACGTGTTTAATGTAAGAG GTAATCCTGATGAACGGATGACCGCCATATACAACTGCTTAGGAAAACAATTTGATGATAGCGAAGTAGAGTATCAACTAGTTAAAGAG TACTGTGAGAGCATAGCGTCTACGTATATAAAGATGTTGAAGTCCAACTCTCAAGGCGTCGCCTCGCAGTGGGTGCAAAAAGGCTTTCAGGGAAAAGCTAGACATGTGCAG GCGCTGGGCGaggcggtggcggcgggcATCTCGGACTGCGACCCGCCGCCCGCCACCGTCACCAGCTCGCACATGAGCAAGTG GTTATCATAC GAGACGCTGCTGCGTGAACTGTCTCAGCTGGTGTTCTCCACGCTGTACGGCACCAGCAAGCAGGTGGCGCCGAGCTGCCTGCCCGCGCCTGATG GCCTCTCAGCCATGCCGGACTACCCCGCGTTCATAGACCTGTCGCACATCGTGTGGGTGAACGCCCACCTGCCGCGCCCGCTGCAGCACAAGTGGCGGTTCCTGTTCTCATCTCATATCCACGGGGAGTCCTTCTCCACGCTGGCCG GCCGCATAATCGACCAGGGCCCGtccattataataatagagGACAAATCGGGCTACATATTCGGCGGGTACGCAGCACAAGCCTGGAATATCAACCCTAACTTCTACGGCAAAGAGGAGAGTTTCCTGTTCACTCTGGCTCCGAAGATGCGAGTGTATAATTCGTCGGGCTTCAACAATCATTATCAGTATATTAATAACTTTACGAAGACGCTGCCTAATGGGATC ATAATGGGCGGTCAGTTCGAGTTCGGCGCGATCTGGCTGCCGGCGGACCCGTTCGGCGAGGGCTCCTCCGCGGAGTCGTGCACCACGTACCGCGGCTACCGGAGACTCAGCAAGGAGAGGGACTTCAAGATCAAGAGCCTGGAGGTTTGGGGCGTTGGGGATAAGCCTGTTAGCCTCAAAGATGAC GAGGAGGGCGGCGAGGGCGACGGCAGCATCCTGGACAAGAACCCCGAGGCGAAGGCGATCCTCGATCTCGCGGGCAAGACCCGGCACAGCGACGGCATCCGCGAACCCGTGGACTAG